The proteins below are encoded in one region of Brassica napus cultivar Da-Ae chromosome A6, Da-Ae, whole genome shotgun sequence:
- the LOC106348892 gene encoding uncharacterized protein LOC106348892, whose protein sequence is MLNPQQESQPALGERSSRSSELAESVSFAGELLGMRFVTNVTDLASEDYYDYIMPAEERRDVHSPPRSPNPVEFVGDRRVRRRSPSSPKIAEFAGDRRVCRRSRWSSSQFDLIFIS, encoded by the coding sequence GCGTTGGGAGAGAGATCGTCTCGTTCGTCTGAGCTTGCCGAGTCTGTCAGCTTTGCCGGAGAACTTCTCGGCATGCGATTCGTGACGAACGTGACCGATTTAGCATCGGAGGATTACTACGACTACATAATGCCGGCAGAGGAACGGCGGGATGTCCACTCGCCGCCACGCTCTCCCAATCCGGTCGAGTTCGTCGGAGATCGTCGAGTTCGCCGGAGATCGCCAAGTTCGCCGAAGATCGCCGAATTCGCCGGAGATCGCCGAGTTTGCCGGAGATCTCGTTGGAGCTCGTCTCAATTTGATCTCATTTTCATCTCGTGA